The proteins below come from a single Pedobacter aquae genomic window:
- a CDS encoding GIY-YIG nuclease family protein, which translates to MYFVYIIYSSLRNIFYVGSTSDIKSRIEKHNTNHKGFTGKVGDWKLVFQEIYETKDAAIKREKQIKSWKSRKLIMKLVESSAGSEHPDI; encoded by the coding sequence ATGTATTTCGTTTACATCATCTACTCAAGTTTAAGAAATATATTTTATGTTGGATCAACTTCCGATATAAAATCCAGAATAGAGAAACATAATACTAATCATAAAGGTTTTACCGGTAAAGTAGGTGATTGGAAGTTGGTATTTCAAGAAATTTATGAAACTAAAGACGCTGCTATAAAAAGAGAGAAGCAGATTAAGTCGTGGAAAAGTAGGAAGCTAATCATGAAACTTGTAGAAAGCTCAGCTGGTTCAGAGCATCCCGATATATAA
- a CDS encoding IS982 family transposase, with amino-acid sequence MNITIDKVTEIFYLTDEFCNHFTANISSFRIGNIPKRKPLMSDSEVITLMVLFHSGSFRNMKHFYQQYVQKHLLSEFPQTVSYNRFTELMQSAVLPMTIFLKTMCLGECTGISFVDSTPIRVCKNKRIKRNRVFKDIATVGKSTMGYFFGFKLHLIINDKGEILNFVITQGNVDDREPLKNERFIQAVKGKLYADKGYLSKELTHMLFVDGLHLITNIRNNMKNCLMELKDKIMLRKRSVIETINDELKNMCQIEHSRHRSFGNFLTNILSGLIAYSFFPKKPAIKYEVQKTSQVSLFL; translated from the coding sequence ATGAATATTACCATTGATAAAGTTACTGAAATTTTCTATTTAACAGATGAGTTTTGCAATCATTTTACAGCCAATATTAGCTCTTTTAGGATAGGAAACATTCCGAAAAGGAAGCCCCTGATGTCTGATAGCGAAGTCATTACCTTAATGGTTCTTTTTCACTCGGGCAGTTTTAGAAACATGAAGCACTTTTACCAGCAGTATGTTCAGAAACATCTGCTATCAGAATTTCCTCAAACGGTTTCCTATAATCGATTTACAGAGCTGATGCAATCAGCCGTTTTACCCATGACAATCTTTCTTAAAACGATGTGCCTGGGCGAATGCACAGGGATCTCTTTTGTTGATTCTACTCCTATCCGGGTATGTAAGAACAAACGTATCAAACGCAATCGGGTATTCAAGGATATTGCTACCGTAGGTAAATCGACCATGGGGTATTTCTTTGGGTTTAAGCTTCATCTAATTATTAATGACAAGGGTGAAATTCTAAACTTTGTCATTACCCAAGGCAATGTAGATGACAGAGAACCGCTTAAAAATGAACGGTTTATCCAGGCTGTCAAGGGTAAGCTATATGCCGATAAAGGATACTTATCCAAAGAACTGACCCACATGCTGTTTGTGGACGGATTACATCTAATTACCAACATCAGAAACAATATGAAGAATTGTTTAATGGAATTGAAAGATAAAATTATGCTAAGAAAGCGCTCGGTGATTGAAACCATCAATGATGAATTAAAAAATATGTGCCAGATTGAGCATTCAAGACATCGCTCTTTTGGTAATTTTTTGACTAATATTTTATCAGGACTAATCGCTTACAGCTTCTTTCCTAAAAAACCGGCTATCAAATATGAAGTACAAAAAACCTCGCAGGTGAGCCTATTTTTATAA